One genomic region from Asterias amurensis chromosome 7, ASM3211899v1 encodes:
- the LOC139939329 gene encoding acyl-CoA 6-desaturase-like: MGKGQQGQSSTQVNLDDTYSWDDVKEHSSKTDKWVVIENGVYDVSKWVTRHPGGFKVLSHYAGEDATDAFVAFHPDKTKVKKYLKPLRIGFLSPESSTKSEIVSDMRSLRTQAEEMGLFKPRMGFYAAHLAHILALEVLGWMVLWFYGTGWSPYLLAAAILTTSQAQSGWFQHDLGHLSVFSQSRWNHWLHNFVIGGLKAASAHWWNYRHFQHHAKPNIVKKDPDITMPYLFLFGEKMPIKWASQKRGFMPYNYQQGYFFLIGPPLLLPIYFHTENLYHVITKRIWTDLAWTVFFFVRWFYFYGPLLGGLGALGLYMFVRFLESHWFVWVTQMNHIPMEVDNDTQKDWLSLQLHATCNVEPSAFNDWFTGHLNFQIEHHLFPTMPRHNYAKIAPHVKSLCIKHGLSYQTKTLLGAFTDIVRSLKSSGQLWYDAYHHT, from the exons ATGGGTAAAGGTCAGCAAGGTCAGAGTTCAACTCAGGTCAACTTAGATGACACCTACTCCTGGGATGATGTGAAGGAACACAGCAGTAAGACAGACAAGTGGGTGGTGATTGAGAATGGGGTTTATGACGTCTCAAAGTGGGTGACTAGACACCCAGGAGGGTTCAAGGTTCTGTCTCACTATGCTGGGGAGGATGCAACG GATGCTTTTGTGGCCTTCCATCCAGACAAGACTAAAGTCAAGAAGTACCTGAAGCCTCTTCGTATCGGGTTTCTGTCCCCGGAGTCATCAACCAAG AGTGAAATAGTAAGTGACATGCGCAGTCTCCGCACCCAGGCTGAGGAGATGGGTCTCTTTAAACCAAGGATGGGGTTCTACGCTGCTCACCTAGCCCACATCCTTGCTCTAGAGGTCCTTGGATGGATGGTGCTATGGTTCTACGGAACAGGATGGTCACCTTATTTACTAGCCGCTGCAATTCTCACAACTTCACAG GCCCAATCCGGATGGTTTCAGCATGACTTGGGGCACTTGTCCGTCTTTAGCCAATCTCGCTGGAATCACTGGCTTCATAACTTTGTCATCGGAGGATTAAAA GCAGCTTCAGCTCACTGGTGGAACTACCGCCATTTCCAGCACCACGCTAAACCTAACATTGTCAAGAAGGATCCAGACATCACGATGCCGTACCTCTTTCTGTTTGGGGAGAAGATGCCGATAAAATGGGCCTCTCagaagagaggttttatgccgTATAACTACCAGCAGGGATATTTCTTCCTGA TTGGTCCGCCCCTCCTGCTACCCATCTACTTTCACACCGAGAACCTGTATCACGTAATCACTAAAAGAATATGGACG GATCTTGCATGGACTGTTTTCTTCTTTGTGCGTTGGTTCTACTTTTATGGACCCCTCCTTGGTGGACTCGGTGCACTTGGTCTTTATATGTTTGTGAG GTTTCTTGAGAGTCATTGGTTCGTGTGGGTGACCCAGATGAACCATAtacccatggaggtagacaaTGATACCCAGAAAGACTGGCTGTCTCTGCAGCTACACGCCACCTGCAACGTCGAACCCTCCGCTTTCAACGATTGGTTCACCGGACATCTCAACTTCCAGATTGAGCACCA TCTCTTCCCCACCATGCCCAGACACAACTACGCAAAGATAGCACCCCATGTCAAGTCCCTGTGTATCAAACATGGTCTCAGCTACCAGACTAAGACATTACTCGGTGCCTTTACTGATATTGTGCG CTCCCTCAAGAGTTCTGGTCAGCTTTGGTATGACGCCTACCACCACACCTAG